A stretch of DNA from Bos taurus isolate L1 Dominette 01449 registration number 42190680 breed Hereford chromosome 25, ARS-UCD2.0, whole genome shotgun sequence:
cctctcttttttttgttgttaattgtttaaaaatgaaCACTTAAAGGAATATTATCGTATTAGTTTTTCAGTTTTCACAATTCATATCTTTGTTGGTTATGAGTCCAGTGATagctctctttccctttcccttgcTTATTTAGGAAACAATGCCAGACATAATACTGTGAAAACAGGCAATCAAATATTTAACACATGCTGGATGAATGAATTGTTAGCTAATCCTTCCTGGTTACCTTATATTTTCATAGCCACCATCACAGTTTTCCAGAAATTGTGAAATCACTGGACTGATTGTTGTAAGTAGTTTGGTGATGGTTCCATTTTTCAACTATAAAGTAGAATTAATATGAGGGCCAAtagattctgtttttcacttctgATTTGGCCAGTTATCATGGAGTCAAATTATATTCTTAAAGATATGCAAGTGATAGACTGGACTTTGTGGTAGAAGAATTTTTGAAAGTAAATATCTTTCTTATTTATCTAGCCCCCACCCCCCTTTTTTGTTTTGCTAAGGATTCCTACCTTTGTATTATATAGTTTTTCCTGTGATGTATAGATAAGTCCTGCTGAAGaaaagataatattgttttaaagtctaaagtTAGTTAGGTTGCATAGCGTTTCTTTTCAGAAGGTTTCATTGCTGAATTTTTTGTGCCTTTCTAAATTAATCACATTTAAAGATTGACTATATACAAATCTTCAGAAATATTTAGTACATGAAGCCAGGCTTAATTGGGCAGGGTCTTGAGGTCTTTTTTGTGCCCAAGAATTAGCTCCTGATCAGGAAAACAAttctgggaagcccagttctaGAAATTGTGAATTCTAGAAATATTTCAGTGCCCTACAGATTTGCCAAATAAACTAAGATCAGCACATTAAAAATGGCTTTTTTCCCCTGCTGTAGTGTGATTGTGGGAAGATGGAGGAGTATGAGAAGTTTTGTGAGAAAAGTCTCTCCAGAATCCAAGAAGCATCATTATCCACAGAGAGCTTTCTACCTGTCCAGTCTGAAAGCATCTCACTTATTCGCTTCCATGGAGTGGCTGTGCTTTCTCCACTGGTAAATGTTctttgattttaaataattttttttttttaatcgtgaATCAGTAGGGttgtttacagaaaaataaaggcttaTAAATATCTAAAAGATGCCTAACCcttttcaaaaggagagacatgttcacagaaaaataaatgaaaggctTATAAATACCTAAAAGATGCTTAACCCTTTTCAAAAGGAGAggcatagctttttttttttttttgagttctgaTATATGGCATCCATTTAGAACTCACACcaatacagaacattttcatcaccacagAAAGATCTCACATCTTTCATCCCAGTTATCAACCCCAACCATGGTTCAGATTTCTTTCACTGTAGATAGTTTTACCTGTTGCACACATCTTTAATCATTCTGGTTCAGAACTTCCTGAATTTatgatatttttacatttaagagAAGTAATTACATATTTATGATGTTTTTCAGCTTAATattgagaaaagaaaggaaatgcaacAAGAAAAGCAGAAAGCACTTGATGTTGAAGCAAGAAGGCAGGTTAATAGGAAGAAAGCTTTACTGTCTCGTGTCCAAGAGATTCTTGAAAATGTTCAGGTGTGTAATATAAGctcttttaaattataattaagaAATCATGAGGTAAGCATTGAtgatatttttcagaaatatatttGCTTTAGTGGTTAATTACCAATATGCAGTTGTGTTTGAGAAGCTTCGTAATTTGCAATATTCCATTTCAGTTACTCTAAAGAAAATTCATTTGCTTGTTAGTGATGCTCAGTACTTGAATCAGAGGGTATTTAGACAGTGGACCCACACACTGAGTATAGTTGCTTATTGTCTGTGTCTTATGACTCTAAAAACATTGAATTCTCAGTGACAAAATGATAGAATTGGCCATTGTAGTTTACCTCTGAACTAATCAGTCTATTGACTCAGTGATCTTATTCTCATTCTCTGCTAAAGTAAATAACAGCTTCCaatatttttggtgaaaattctgATCTTAGATATACAAATGCAATTTAAATTACATAACAGAATTTTCTTGATGCATTTTAGATATAAATTGAAACTATTTAAACCACACATCTTTACCTTTTGCAGTTACTTTAGATTTGTATAAACAATTGGTTTTAAGTTCTGGATCGTTTCATACTAAGAAGAAAAACTgagtaatttaaataatttctgcCATATGTAGCACTGTTTTTCTGGTTacatcttttaattcttttataatcTTAGAGGTTTGTGGTTCATGTAATTCATGCTAGATGATATTTCCCACTAACTCTACCTTCCTTTCGCTGTGGGTAGTTGATCTTAATTTGTAAAGTATAATTACTCCTCATATTGAATTTAAAAACTATAATGAGTAGCACAACAAGGGTGGGTTTTTGATTTATTACATATTTCCTATTTTTGGAACAAAACTAGCATATTATTCTTGGTCCATTGAGGGAACAATTCAAATATATTACTAATGGGATTATCGTTGAGTTTAAAAACTTTCTCTGCATGTACAATATAGAGTAATGAATTAATTATGCAGTTAGAGAAATTTTATCTTACACAAGAAGCTTTCTAAGGTCTGTTTTACCTGTAAAATCTGTGATTTTGTGGtagattgtttttgttgttgttatttaaatTGTATAATCAAAGGCTTATATTAGTGATGTATAAAAAGGATGGGTGCTGAATATCACAGATGTGTAATGTTTAGCTATTTTGAggaaataattttacttaaaCCTGTGAACACGTGTCCTGAgtatgtattccttttattttatttcagttgtgAAGTTGTAAGTATATCTCATTGTATTGTTTATTGCAGAGTACCTGGAAACAATTGCATGTCTTGGGATTTGTAAGCTAAAATAGGAGTGCCATGttgtctgagaaaaaaaaaaacacaaaacagcttaaaaatcttttaaaattcaggatTCTGGAGTCTGTATTCATAAGATAATATGGTGATGATTTTTGCCAGTTTCATGTATGCTTGTATAATCTTTAGAATtatgctccgggagttggtgatggacagggaagcctagtgtgctgcagtccatggggttgcaaagagttggacccaactgagccaAATGAACTGAATCTTTAGAAAACATCCTAGTTgactttttacttaaaaataatagatccaaaatgtaattttattttttttttctgttgaatcTTGTGTATACAATTGTtctctttaagtttttttttttattaagtttttaaCTTTGCTTGTTCAAAAACTCATTCGCAGGCAGTTGTTTTAAGTAGTCATCAGTTAATCAAATTGGAATTTGCTTTaatgtattgagttttaagtttttatttttcaagtattaAACTGCATAGCTGAGCTATCATTTACCACAAATTTGTCTCAACATACAGAGGGTTTTAGTTAAAATTGGGAGCAAGCATATGGGAGGCAAGAGTCTTGGTACTGGATTAATGTTGCTTAATCAATATCCTGGGCAAGTTAGTCTTTCTTAAAGAGGAATCATTTAAGTAAGGAATTTAATTACTTGCTATTTATCTTACACATTGTTATCCTTAGATGATAGTTCTCATAGGAGAAGCAGTTGGTGATGTTAATAACATATAACCAGAAGAAAGTTATGGAAAATACTTCTATTCCAAGATTAAATTGCACACtggtatatgaatatatatgtgtgtgtgtatagatgtgTACATACGTTCATAATTTTATTAGATTATTTAGATGTTACTTTTTCTTATAATCTTTTAATAAATAGTCCAGCATGACCAGTAGATGCTTTTTATAGTAATTTGTGCTCCATATGATACAGAATACCATGGAAAATGTCATCTGagcttttgtttgtgtttttaaatattagaattctgaatcttcagtttcagttttgctttagaaaacaatgaaatcaaaGGCTTTTTGTGTAGTGatgaaatgttaatttttatatttcctttttcaggtTAGAAAAGCACCTGATGCCAGTGATTTTCatcagtgggagactgaaacagTTTACTCTAATTCAGAAGTCAGAAACTTGAATGTTCCTGCTACACTTCCAAATATCTTGCCAAGCCCTACTGAACACTCTACTTTAGCAGAGTTTGAAAAGATAACTGGAATTTTGCCATTGAATAATGAGGATCGATTTAAATCTAATAGAATAGACTTAGCTAGGGACTCGGAAGAATTGAGTTATCTGAAGCAATGTGATAGTTCAAATATTAGCCAGGCAGAAAATGAAGCTTCTTTAAAGACTTCCTCAACAGCAGCACAGGAGACACTTACTTCTGATGTTCTCTTTCCAACAAATGAAGAACAAGATCCATCACTTTTGGAGGAAGTTACTCCGGATCCCTACATAATGAGTCTTCAGAACCTGATGAAAAAGTCAAAGGAATATATAGAAAGGGAGCAGTCTAGACGCAGTCTGAGAAGTAGTGTAAAGAGGAGTGTTAATGAGAGTCATTCAGACAaagaaaatgatgctgttaaagtgactGACAATGGAAAGGAGAAGTCCCCGTTGATAGGCAAACACTGTGGTTCAGTTATTCCTGACAAACCAAGCCTTAATAAATCAAATGTTCTTCTCCAAGGTGCTTTCACTCAAGCAAGCAGCATGAATACATCTGTTTTAGGTAACTTTTCTAAAGTGGACATATCTATACGAACTGGCCATACCACTGTTTTAGAGACTGATTCTAATTTCCAAGGCATTCCCACTTTTGTTACTGAAAATAATGTTATCAAAAGTCTTACTGGTTCATATGCCAAAATACCTAGCCCAGAGCCAAGCCTAAGTCCTAAAATGCATCGAAGGCGTTCTAGGCCATCATCAGCATGTCATATACTTATAAATAACCCAATAAATGCTTCAGAATTAAGTCCTAAAGGGAAAGAACAGGCAGTAGAGTTAGTTGTTCAAGAAACTGATGAAAAAACAAATGTACCTGAAACTGTGCCAAAGTTACCAGTTTGTTCAAGTAAGGTTTATGTCAGCAAAAATACAGAAGCCATACAGGAAATGGTTTTAGGTAAATCAAATCAGGTATGTCAACCTTCAGGTaatcaattagaaaataaagttattcATGGACTTGCTATCATGGAAGGTCAGTTAATATCTGATGCGAGAGGACCGCACAGAGTGGACAGTACATGTACTGCAGGGGAAAGATTGCATGAGCCATATGCCACCAGAGAGTGTGTTCTGAGTCAAAACTTTGGTAGTGTGAGTGGAGTCAAGTCAACCAATGTGTTAGAGAAAAACTCCTGCAACTTACAGATGGAACTGAATAAGTCTTACGATGTAAAAAACCCATCTCCTTTACTGATGCAGAACCAGAATACCAGACAGCAGATGGATACCCCTACAGTGTCCTGTGGAAAAGAACAATTTTTGGATAACAGTTTTGGGAAAGTTAAACGGAGACTTGATTTAGATATTGATAATTTGCAAAAAGAAAACTACCCTTATGTTGTAACAACTGGAATAGCTGAACAGGAGAGGCAACATTTGCCAGAAAAAAGATATTCTAAAGGATCTGTCTACATCAAGAATAAGATGTTAGAAAGTAGTTCCAAAGGTAAGAAGGCTTTGAAGTGTTTAATATCTGCCAAACAGATGGCATCTTTAATACTTTTAATTGACAATATgcagaataataataattgtcTTCACCTGTTCAGGTTACTTTCATTTATCAGAGAGCATAATTAGCTACAGTGTATTACCACTTGATAGGCTTTCTTAAaggattttcttatttaaattataaatcttTCATAGTCCATTTAGTATTAATAGAGAATATTGTTAATGACTGAAGGAAAAAGTTCTTGCATGAAGCATCATTCATAGTTTTAATCCATTGTATTGCTGTTATGTCTTCCTTTATTTTCACCAATATTCCTTCCAGTATTTTCACCAGTTTGCCCTTTGATTTGTAATGAGATGCTTATGCAGTTGgccctttgaaaagtgaaagtgtagttgctcagtcgtctctgatcttcgtgaccccatatggactgtatcccaccaggctcctctgatcatggaattctctaggcaagaatactggagtggattgccatttccttctccaggggatcttcctgacctggtgattgaacttgggtctcccgtcttgcaggcagattgtttactgtctgagccacaagttGGCCCTTCAGTAAACACTTTAACAtcaaattattagagaaaatagCACTGATAAGGTTCGGTATATTTAGTagtgaaaattatttcaaaatttctgtTGCATCTAGTGTTATATTAACAGCAACTTGTTAAAACAAGTCTTATTACACCTTACTTTGTTGTTATGATTCATAATTCTTCATTACTGATAGTAAAGACTTATAAATCAAGTAAATTAACTTTTTAGACACAGACATTTTAACTAATGTGATATATAGCCTCCTGAAAAAAAACTATATTCTGTAAAATTGCACACTAAAAATAACAAAGTTTATCAGAAAAATAGAGTTGGATTGGGGCAGATCCTTTAATGCATGTGCAGCTTTATCAGAACTCTAATAAAGAAAACAGTTGATACTTGAGAAGCTGGCTTGGCTTCTCTAAATAGATGACACAACAGGCTAAGGCTGTCTTGGTGAATACCAAAAGTACAGGGACTAACTAAGTGGCAATTTTGGCATAAGAGGAAGGCCATGTGTGGGAGATCAGGCTGGTCATGGAGGCAGCTGGGTTGTTGTGGTGGTGGGCATGGTAGGCAGCACAGTGTGCTGAGAGCTGCCCATAGCTTGGCTGTCTACCTTGGGACACCTCCCAAAGAGGGAGCCCCTGGACAGGCGCTCATTTATAAGTTTTTAAGGTAGAGCTGAACAGACTCCTGCTATTGGCTGAGTGGTTAAGTGGAGAgcctttttcctttcttgctgAGAGTTAACTATTCTACTGCTTTTCCAGCTCCCCCTGTCAACCTATAAAAAATTGCCCATGTACAAATGCCAATTGTTACAGCTGAATAAAATGGATTTAGGAACAAATTATTGGAATACTACAGGAGTAAgacaaatataattattttcaatgaaaatCATTGTGTATTTGAAAAGAAGGATTCTTTGAATTTAGGGGAATTACAGTGGATCCCTGAATATCTGTACTACGTCTG
This window harbors:
- the CCP110 gene encoding centriolar coiled-coil protein of 110 kDa isoform X1, which codes for MEEYEKFCEKSLSRIQEASLSTESFLPVQSESISLIRFHGVAVLSPLLNIEKRKEMQQEKQKALDVEARRQVNRKKALLSRVQEILENVQVRKAPDASDFHQWETETVYSNSEVRNLNVPATLPNILPSPTEHSTLAEFEKITGILPLNNEDRFKSNRIDLARDSEELSYLKQCDSSNISQAENEASLKTSSTAAQETLTSDVLFPTNEEQDPSLLEEVTPDPYIMSLQNLMKKSKEYIEREQSRRSLRSSVKRSVNESHSDKENDAVKVTDNGKEKSPLIGKHCGSVIPDKPSLNKSNVLLQGAFTQASSMNTSVLGNFSKVDISIRTGHTTVLETDSNFQGIPTFVTENNVIKSLTGSYAKIPSPEPSLSPKMHRRRSRPSSACHILINNPINASELSPKGKEQAVELVVQETDEKTNVPETVPKLPVCSSKVYVSKNTEAIQEMVLGKSNQVCQPSGNQLENKVIHGLAIMEGQLISDARGPHRVDSTCTAGERLHEPYATRECVLSQNFGSVSGVKSTNVLEKNSCNLQMELNKSYDVKNPSPLLMQNQNTRQQMDTPTVSCGKEQFLDNSFGKVKRRLDLDIDNLQKENYPYVVTTGIAEQERQHLPEKRYSKGSVYIKNKMLESSSKEGEEILKSKILAFEEMRKRLEEQHAQQLSLLIAEQEREQERLQKDIEEQEKMLKEKTIITAEASELDISNAVDFGWRKISDSGLLDTVLSQVDSLHTSNSNSSGFTSSALQHSFASANEVPFYLWGSSSSGLTKLSVTRPFGRAKTKWSQVFSPEVQAKLNKVTAVAKGFLTRRLMQTDKLKQLRQTVKDTMEFIRSFQSEAPLKRGVVSAQDASLQERVLAQLRAALYGIHDIFFVMDAAERMSILHHDREVRKEKMLRQMGIFSTQGSNLSLLCLLQWQDKMKSPRVALSAATQKSLDRKKYMKAAEMGMPSKKFLVKQNPSETRVLQPNQGQNAPVHRLLSRQGTPKTSVKGVVQNRQKSSQSRVPSRAPVSGVYAGKIQRKRPNVATI
- the CCP110 gene encoding centriolar coiled-coil protein of 110 kDa isoform X4; translated protein: MEEYEKFCEKSLSRIQEASLSTESFLPVQSESISLIRFHGVAVLSPLLNIEKRKEMQQEKQKALDVEARRQVNRKKALLSRVQEILENVQVRKAPDASDFHQWETETVYSNSEVRNLNVPATLPNILPSPTEHSTLAEFEKITGILPLNNEDRFKSNRIDLARDSEELSYLKQCDSSNISQAENEASLKTSSTAAQETLTSDVLFPTNEEQDPSLLEEVTPDPYIMSLQNLMKKSKEYIEREQSRRSLRSSVKRSVNESHSDKENDAVKVTDNGKEKSPLIGKHCGSVIPDKPSLNKSNVLLQGAFTQASSMNTSVLGNFSKVDISIRTGHTTVLETDSNFQGIPTFVTENNVIKSLTGSYAKIPSPEPSLSPKMHRRRSRPSSACHILINNPINASELSPKGKEQAVELVVQETDEKTNVPETVPKLPVCSSKVYVSKNTEAIQEMVLGKSNQVCQPSGNQLENKVIHGLAIMEGQLISDARGPHRVDSTCTAGERLHEPYATRECVLSQNFGSVSGVKSTNVLEKNSCNLQMELNKSYDVKNPSPLLMQNQNTRQQMDTPTVSCGKEQFLDNSFGKVKRRLDLDIDNLQKENYPYVVTTGIAEQERQHLPEKRYSKGSVYIKNKMLESSSKEGEEILKSKILAFEEMRKRLEEQHAQQLSLLIAEQEREQERLQKDIEEQEKMLKEKTIITAEASELDISNAVDFGWRKISDSGLLDTVLSQVDSLHTSNSNSSGFTSSALQHSFASANEVPFYLWGSSSSGLTKLSVTRPFGRAKTKWSQVFSPEVQAKLNKVTAVAKGFLTRRLMQTDKLKQLRQTVKDTMEFIRSFQSEAPLKRGVVSAQDASLQERVLAQLRAALYGIHDIFFVMDAAERMSILHHDREVRKEKMLRQMGIFSTQGSNLSLLCLLQWQDKMKSPRVALSAATQKSLDRKKYMKAAEMGMPSKKFLVKQNPSETRVLQPNQGQNAPVHRLLSRQGSICRKNPKKAAKCCDNLRRQHSLG
- the CCP110 gene encoding centriolar coiled-coil protein of 110 kDa isoform X2, whose protein sequence is MEEYEKFCEKSLSRIQEASLSTESFLPVQSESISLIRFHGVAVLSPLLNIEKRKEMQQEKQKALDVEARRQVNRKKALLSRVQEILENVQVRKAPDASDFHQWETETVYSNSEVRNLNVPATLPNILPSPTEHSTLAEFEKITGILPLNNEDRFKSNRIDLARDSEELSYLKQCDSSNISQAENEASLKTSSTAAQETLTSDVLFPTNEEQDPSLLEEVTPDPYIMSLQNLMKKSKEYIEREQSRRSLRSSVKRSVNESHSDKENDAVKVTDNGKEKSPLIGKHCGSVIPDKPSLNKSNVLLQGAFTQASSMNTSVLGNFSKVDISIRTGHTTVLETDSNFQGIPTFVTENNVIKSLTGSYAKIPSPEPSLSPKMHRRRSRPSSACHILINNPINASELSPKGKEQAVELVVQETDEKTNVPETVPKLPVCSSKVYVSKNTEAIQEMVLGKSNQVCQPSGNQLENKVIHGLAIMEGQLISDARGPHRVDSTCTAGERLHEPYATRECVLSQNFGSVSGVKSTNVLEKNSCNLQMELNKSYDVKNPSPLLMQNQNTRQQMDTPTVSCGKEQFLDNSFGKVKRRLDLDIDNLQKENYPYVVTTGIAEQERQHLPEKRYSKGSVYIKNKMLESSSKGEEILKSKILAFEEMRKRLEEQHAQQLSLLIAEQEREQERLQKDIEEQEKMLKEKTIITAEASELDISNAVDFGWRKISDSGLLDTVLSQVDSLHTSNSNSSGFTSSALQHSFASANEVPFYLWGSSSSGLTKLSVTRPFGRAKTKWSQVFSPEVQAKLNKVTAVAKGFLTRRLMQTDKLKQLRQTVKDTMEFIRSFQSEAPLKRGVVSAQDASLQERVLAQLRAALYGIHDIFFVMDAAERMSILHHDREVRKEKMLRQMGIFSTQGSNLSLLCLLQWQDKMKSPRVALSAATQKSLDRKKYMKAAEMGMPSKKFLVKQNPSETRVLQPNQGQNAPVHRLLSRQGTPKTSVKGVVQNRQKSSQSRVPSRAPVSGVYAGKIQRKRPNVATI
- the CCP110 gene encoding centriolar coiled-coil protein of 110 kDa isoform X3: MEEYEKFCEKSLSRIQEASLSTESFLPVQSESISLIRFHGVAVLSPLLNIEKRKEMQQEKQKALDVEARRQVNRKKALLSRVQEILENVQVRKAPDASDFHQWETETVYSNSEVRNLNVPATLPNILPSPTEHSTLAEFEKITGILPLNNEDRFKSNRIDLARDSEELSYLKQCDSSNISQAENEASLKTSSTAAQETLTSDVLFPTNEEQDPSLLEEVTPDPYIMSLQNLMKKSKEYIEREQSRRSLRSSVKRSVNESHSDKENDAVKVTDNGKEKSPLIGKHCGSVIPDKPSLNKSNVLLQGAFTQASSMNTSVLGNFSKVDISIRTGHTTVLETDSNFQGIPTFVTENNVIKSLTGSYAKIPSPEPSLSPKMHRRRSRPSSACHILINNPINASELSPKGKEQAVELVVQETDEKTNVPETVPKLPVCSSKVYVSKNTEAIQEMVLGKSNQVCQPSGNQLENKVIHGLAIMEGQLISDARGPHRVDSTCTAGERLHEPYATRECVLSQNFGSVSGVKSTNVLEKNSCNLQMELNKSYDVKNPSPLLMQNQNTRQQMDTPTVSCGKEQFLDNSFGKVKRRLDLDIDNLQKENYPYVVTTGIAEQERQHLPEKRYSKGSVYIKNKMLESSSKEGEEILKSKILAFEEMRKRLEEQHAQQLSLLIAEQEREQERLQKDIEEQEKMLKEKTIITAEASELDISNAVDFGWRKISDSGLLDTVLSQVDSLHTSNSNSSGFTSSALQHSFASANEVPFYLWGSSSSGLTKLSVTRPFGRAKTKWSQVFSPEVQAKLNKVTAVAKGFLTRRLMQTDKLKQLRQTVKDTMEFIRSFQSEAPLKRGVVSAQDASLQERVLAQLRAALYGIHDIFFVMDAAERMSILHHDREVRKEKMLRQMDKMKSPRVALSAATQKSLDRKKYMKAAEMGMPSKKFLVKQNPSETRVLQPNQGQNAPVHRLLSRQGTPKTSVKGVVQNRQKSSQSRVPSRAPVSGVYAGKIQRKRPNVATI
- the CCP110 gene encoding centriolar coiled-coil protein of 110 kDa isoform X5, whose product is MEEYEKFCEKSLSRIQEASLSTESFLPVQSESISLIRFHGVAVLSPLLNIEKRKEMQQEKQKALDVEARRQVNRKKALLSRVQEILENVQVRKAPDASDFHQWETETVYSNSEVRNLNVPATLPNILPSPTEHSTLAEFEKITGILPLNNEDRFKSNRIDLARDSEELSYLKQCDSSNISQAENEASLKTSSTAAQETLTSDVLFPTNEEQDPSLLEEVTPDPYIMSLQNLMKKSKEYIEREQSRRSLRSSVKRSVNESHSDKENDAVKVTDNGKEKSPLIGKHCGSVIPDKPSLNKSNVLLQGAFTQASSMNTSVLGNFSKVDISIRTGHTTVLETDSNFQGIPTFVTENNVIKSLTGSYAKIPSPEPSLSPKMHRRRSRPSSACHILINNPINASELSPKGKEQAVELVVQETDEKTNVPETVPKLPVCSSKVYVSKNTEAIQEMVLGKSNQVCQPSGNQLENKVIHGLAIMEGQLISDARGPHRVDSTCTAGERLHEPYATRECVLSQNFGSVSGVKSTNVLEKNSCNLQMELNKSYDVKNPSPLLMQNQNTRQQMDTPTVSCGKEQFLDNSFGKVKRRLDLDIDNLQKENYPYVVTTGIAEQERQHLPEKRYSKGSVYIKNKMLESSSKEGEEILKSKILAFEEMRKRLEEQHAQQLSLLIAEQEREQERLQKDIEEQEKMLKEKTIITAEASELDISNAVDFGWRKISDSGLLDTVLSQVDSLHTSNSNSSGFTSSALQHSFASANEVPFYLWGSSSSGLTKLSVTRPFGRAKTKWSQVFSPEVQAKLNKVTAVAKGFLTRRLMQTDKLKQLRQTVKDTMEFIRSFQSEAPLKRGVVSAQDASLQERVLAQLRAALYGIHDIFFVMDAAERMSILHHDREVRKEKMLRQMDKMKSPRVALSAATQKSLDRKKYMKAAEMGMPSKKFLVKQNPSETRVLQPNQGQNAPVHRLLSRQGSICRKNPKKAAKCCDNLRRQHSLG